The proteins below are encoded in one region of Maribacter aestuarii:
- a CDS encoding DUF5763 domain-containing protein translates to MVENVSQQLQTDDITKTGLTPCKICKPPSISNLNKSNSFSNKAVGESASIRCNGITKKGARCKHRTSLANGFCYQHTSQNKTQKQTPSTFKKNSSVTSNCGARTKAGGYCKRKVSRGGGCYQHE, encoded by the coding sequence ATGGTCGAGAATGTTTCCCAACAACTACAGACTGACGATATTACCAAAACTGGATTAACCCCATGTAAAATATGTAAGCCCCCTTCCATAAGTAATTTAAATAAGAGTAACAGTTTTAGTAATAAGGCAGTTGGTGAAAGTGCTTCGATAAGGTGTAATGGAATTACTAAAAAAGGTGCAAGATGTAAGCATAGGACAAGCCTGGCTAACGGTTTTTGCTATCAACATACAAGTCAGAACAAAACCCAAAAACAAACTCCATCTACCTTTAAAAAAAATAGTTCCGTAACATCAAATTGCGGAGCAAGAACTAAAGCAGGGGGTTATTGTAAAAGGAAAGTGTCGAGAGGTGGAGGGTGCTATCAGCATGAATAG
- a CDS encoding tetratricopeptide repeat protein — protein sequence MTKSILLLGFLLGAVSFSLKGQNYQSKGTIVSTTNLINRCGNCSHEYYIRAKLNIEEGNKMDAMSDLNNAIKIHNEYFDKESFRLTEYYNERANLKLDLGDYRGAILDFDNAIGVGTGYSELWTEIFFGRAFCRTKLGDYEGAIIDYEKVLIHNPNEEVTHYNLGLIKLDIDKKDEGCLHLSKAGELGFSDAYKAIAKSCN from the coding sequence ATGACAAAGAGTATTTTACTATTAGGATTCTTGCTAGGCGCTGTAAGCTTTTCCTTGAAGGGACAAAATTATCAGAGTAAAGGTACTATTGTATCTACCACAAATCTAATTAATAGATGTGGAAATTGCAGTCATGAATATTACATTAGAGCTAAATTGAATATAGAGGAAGGAAATAAGATGGATGCAATGAGTGATTTAAATAACGCAATTAAAATTCATAACGAATATTTTGACAAAGAGTCCTTTAGACTAACAGAATATTATAATGAAAGAGCAAATTTAAAACTTGATTTAGGGGATTATCGAGGCGCAATATTAGATTTTGATAATGCAATTGGAGTAGGTACAGGTTATTCTGAGTTATGGACAGAAATATTTTTCGGAAGAGCTTTCTGTAGGACTAAACTAGGTGATTATGAGGGAGCGATAATAGATTATGAAAAAGTTCTTATACATAACCCTAATGAAGAAGTAACTCATTATAATCTTGGTCTTATTAAATTGGATATAGATAAAAAAGATGAAGGATGCTTACATCTTAGTAAGGCAGGTGAACTAGGTTTTAGTGATGCCTACAAAGCGATTGCAAAATCCTGTAATTAG
- a CDS encoding FRG domain-containing protein, with protein sequence MRQIFGRLTSELYKHTNPKNVGKDPGFPLKNYRELVEQVAKLSYLNKDHLLFFRGQKNDYRNKANKSTFYPTIYRGEHLTQQELDYRFDKLYSASKILVDLFKKHKVDGLAEFRRKRLIQWSVLQHYEVIETPLIDITQSLRVACSFAQYKNEHKTAYVYVLGLPYYSNRISTNSEHDLVNVRLLSITPPQALRPYFQEGFLVGTEDITSEYENKGELDLNNRLIAKFEIPNNDSFWGKYFDKIPENALYPKSDRIEEICKEIELELRSEIAPANLGTFLQLWTELEQDILRNARRYKREVHNVRNAINVLMTNQEEQYGLLKEFDYMRMFRNNVVHKPTTISNQDLVKNITILKQLNKEIK encoded by the coding sequence GTGAGACAGATTTTCGGAAGATTAACAAGTGAACTTTACAAGCACACCAACCCAAAAAATGTTGGAAAAGATCCAGGGTTTCCCCTCAAAAATTATCGAGAATTAGTTGAACAAGTCGCAAAGCTATCTTACCTAAATAAGGACCACTTACTTTTCTTTAGAGGTCAGAAAAACGACTATAGAAACAAAGCAAATAAATCCACATTTTATCCAACCATATATCGAGGCGAACATTTAACACAGCAGGAATTGGATTATCGTTTTGATAAGTTGTATAGTGCGAGTAAAATATTAGTTGACCTTTTTAAGAAACACAAAGTTGATGGGTTGGCGGAATTCAGGAGAAAAAGGCTGATTCAATGGAGTGTTTTACAACATTATGAGGTTATAGAAACTCCTTTAATTGACATTACACAGTCATTACGTGTTGCTTGCTCATTTGCTCAATACAAAAACGAACATAAGACCGCTTATGTCTATGTTCTTGGGTTGCCATATTATTCAAACAGAATCTCAACTAATTCCGAACACGATTTAGTTAACGTCAGGCTTCTGAGTATAACACCTCCTCAAGCCTTAAGACCATACTTTCAAGAAGGCTTTTTAGTCGGAACTGAAGACATAACAAGCGAGTATGAAAACAAAGGTGAGCTTGATTTAAACAATCGTTTAATTGCAAAATTTGAAATACCTAATAATGATAGTTTTTGGGGGAAATATTTTGATAAAATACCTGAAAATGCACTTTACCCGAAGAGCGATAGAATCGAAGAAATTTGCAAAGAGATAGAATTGGAATTGCGTTCGGAAATTGCTCCTGCGAACCTTGGGACTTTCTTACAACTATGGACAGAGTTAGAGCAAGATATTTTAAGAAATGCCAGGAGATATAAACGCGAAGTTCATAATGTCAGAAATGCTATTAATGTTTTAATGACAAATCAAGAAGAACAATATGGCTTGCTTAAAGAATTTGATTATATGAGAATGTTTAGAAACAATGTTGTCCATAAACCAACCACAATATCGAATCAAGATTTAGTAAAAAATATTACAATACTTAAACAATTGAATAAGGAAATAAAATAA
- a CDS encoding DUF2971 domain-containing protein: MKEFTIDDEYRLKRDEKAGDWTYFRNGKPIPKKVEKAFKFYSLNLNNIDALLNSYFYLSNPITFNDPFDCNFNLVDNHDDKEGINNMTTVKRNNYGNLGIVSMTSVVNNHLMWAHYTDNYQGFALEWKGTEVTTLPNEGQFSRATFAPVIYPKKLIRIKKEYPFALHYVMTTKLKHWEYEDEWRFICELGPERDRILYYDRDKVKAIYVGHQLVDENKSAYRLILGIHATLYPKIPVYVVYPHTEKLELTFEKVLPK; the protein is encoded by the coding sequence ATGAAAGAATTTACCATTGACGATGAGTATAGACTTAAGAGAGATGAAAAGGCTGGAGACTGGACTTACTTTCGAAATGGAAAACCGATACCAAAAAAAGTAGAAAAGGCATTCAAATTTTATTCCCTGAACTTAAACAATATTGATGCACTCTTAAACTCATACTTTTACCTTTCAAACCCTATTACATTTAACGACCCTTTCGACTGCAATTTTAATCTTGTGGACAATCATGATGATAAGGAGGGAATTAATAACATGACTACAGTAAAACGAAATAATTATGGGAATTTAGGAATTGTATCTATGACATCTGTGGTTAACAATCATTTAATGTGGGCACACTACACCGATAATTACCAAGGGTTTGCACTTGAATGGAAAGGGACTGAAGTGACTACTTTGCCAAATGAGGGACAATTTTCAAGAGCTACTTTTGCACCTGTAATTTATCCAAAAAAACTAATTCGAATTAAGAAAGAATATCCCTTTGCACTCCATTATGTCATGACTACAAAATTAAAACATTGGGAATACGAAGATGAATGGAGATTCATTTGTGAACTTGGACCTGAGAGAGATAGGATTTTGTATTATGACAGAGATAAGGTCAAAGCAATCTATGTAGGACACCAACTTGTGGATGAAAACAAAAGTGCCTATAGACTAATTTTAGGCATACACGCTACTTTATATCCTAAAATTCCAGTTTATGTGGTTTATCCACACACTGAAAAGCTGGAATTGACATTTGAAAAGGTATTGCCAAAATAA
- a CDS encoding recombinase family protein — translation MKARYIRISTPDQKLERQLIKQHPDEKIYIDVISGSVPFDKRPGGQKLLQDKDLKYVTVHAIDRLGRNLLDILTTLQHFEDHGTKLKVENLGIESLVDGKPNPAFKLIISVLANIAEMERNTMLERQREGIELARAKGKYKGRVRGSIESREEILAKYPTVIKRLKEGHSLRNTAKLSDVSLGTVQKVKGYLQE, via the coding sequence ATGAAAGCACGATATATAAGGATCAGTACACCAGACCAGAAACTGGAGAGACAGCTTATAAAACAACATCCAGACGAGAAGATTTACATTGACGTAATTAGCGGTTCCGTACCTTTTGATAAACGGCCAGGCGGCCAAAAGCTACTGCAAGATAAAGACCTGAAATACGTAACGGTACACGCTATAGATAGACTGGGCCGTAACCTGCTGGACATACTGACTACTCTTCAGCATTTTGAGGATCACGGTACAAAGCTTAAGGTAGAGAACCTGGGTATAGAATCATTGGTTGACGGGAAGCCCAATCCAGCTTTTAAACTCATTATCTCCGTGCTGGCCAACATAGCGGAAATGGAGCGGAATACGATGCTGGAACGCCAAAGGGAAGGAATAGAGCTGGCCAGGGCAAAGGGCAAGTATAAGGGACGCGTAAGGGGCTCTATCGAATCCAGGGAGGAAATTTTGGCAAAGTATCCTACGGTGATCAAACGCCTAAAGGAAGGCCACAGCTTAAGGAATACGGCGAAACTATCGGATGTCTCCCTGGGTACCGTACAGAAGGTCAAGGGCTATCTCCAGGAATAG
- a CDS encoding antirestriction protein ArdA: protein MTNLQVYVGTYHKYNEGSIYGKWVDLSNYSDLGEFYKAIRELHKDEEDPEFMFQDYEVPELIKSLDLISEGYISMDIFEIIQAIEGSSYDEDVLEAYLVSFGYNGEDISEVIEKVDETYNGEYSSDEEFVQELLEGCGDIPANLPAYIHIDWERTARDIMYDYSESNGHYFRNL, encoded by the coding sequence ATGACGAATTTACAAGTTTATGTTGGTACTTACCATAAGTACAACGAAGGAAGTATATATGGGAAATGGGTCGATCTATCCAATTACTCCGACCTGGGGGAATTCTATAAGGCCATTAGGGAACTACACAAGGACGAGGAAGACCCAGAGTTTATGTTCCAGGACTACGAGGTGCCAGAGCTCATCAAATCATTGGACCTGATTTCAGAGGGGTATATTTCAATGGATATTTTCGAGATCATTCAAGCTATAGAGGGTTCAAGCTATGACGAGGATGTTCTGGAGGCCTACCTGGTATCGTTCGGTTATAACGGAGAGGATATTTCGGAGGTGATCGAAAAGGTAGATGAAACTTACAATGGTGAGTACAGCAGCGATGAGGAGTTTGTCCAGGAGCTGTTGGAGGGCTGCGGAGATATACCAGCAAACCTACCAGCTTATATCCATATAGATTGGGAGAGAACGGCTAGGGACATCATGTACGATTATTCTGAGAGCAACGGCCATTATTTCAGGAACCTTTAA
- a CDS encoding BspA family leucine-rich repeat surface protein: protein MSKPNIFNLTAIFFIILLITSCKKDDSPANNDPVNNAPTITAQSFNVSEEILETTVIGNVIANDVDNDELSFSIIDNNNDLFSITENGAVSLGIGKELDFETASFHEITVQVTDGIATANTIITINVTDIDEPQGFISTWQTTTSNESITIPTQNGFSYDYTVDWGDGTPLTNHSENATHSYETANTYTVKITGIFPSIYFSNNLEHKKKIISIEQWGDIEWLSMKSAFEGCENLTYNATDVPNLALVTDMSAMFYGAASFNNDISNWDVSNVIDMTAMLNGAANFNKDLSNWETINVTNCNDFNANSGLASNKLPTKGPCFTTYVADNGLGFITTWQTNNSNESITIPITATNVTIDWGDGTITQNGSSPSHTYAADGIYDVIILGSFPSINFINLSNKDKIIDIKQWGNNKWATMWGAFTGCSNLNISATDAPDLSGVNKMGLMFGGATSLSADINHWDVSNVTDMDGMFSDATSFNSDLNNWDVSKVTKMDGMFYGATSFNRDLGNWDVSSVTDMYGMFINATSFNGDISTWDVISVADMSFMFGEAVSFDSDISTWDVSSVINMNGMFNGASSFNRDLSNWDVGNVTDMRNMFYQANSFNQNLSNWNTINVTDCSFFDDFSALISANLPTAGSCF, encoded by the coding sequence ATGTCAAAACCTAACATTTTTAACCTTACAGCTATTTTTTTTATTATCCTACTAATAACATCTTGTAAAAAAGACGATAGTCCTGCAAATAATGATCCTGTAAACAACGCACCTACAATTACAGCTCAATCTTTTAATGTATCAGAGGAAATCTTGGAAACCACCGTTATTGGTAACGTAATTGCAAATGATGTAGATAACGACGAACTCAGTTTTAGCATAATCGATAATAACAATGACTTATTCAGCATTACAGAAAATGGAGCCGTTAGTTTGGGAATTGGTAAAGAACTGGATTTTGAAACGGCTTCCTTTCATGAGATAACGGTTCAAGTGACAGACGGTATAGCAACAGCCAATACCATAATAACAATAAATGTAACGGATATTGACGAACCGCAAGGATTCATTTCTACTTGGCAAACAACAACTTCCAACGAATCCATCACCATCCCTACACAAAATGGGTTTTCATATGATTATACTGTAGATTGGGGCGATGGCACACCCTTGACAAACCATTCAGAAAACGCAACGCACAGTTATGAAACCGCGAACACGTACACCGTTAAAATTACAGGTATATTCCCTTCTATTTACTTTAGTAACAACCTTGAGCATAAAAAGAAAATTATAAGTATTGAACAATGGGGTGATATCGAATGGCTATCGATGAAAAGTGCTTTTGAAGGTTGCGAAAACTTAACCTACAATGCAACTGATGTTCCAAACTTAGCTTTGGTAACAGATATGAGCGCCATGTTTTATGGAGCAGCATCTTTTAACAATGATATTAGTAATTGGGATGTAAGTAACGTTATTGATATGACCGCAATGCTTAATGGAGCTGCTAATTTTAATAAAGATTTATCAAATTGGGAAACTATCAATGTAACTAACTGTAACGACTTCAATGCTAATTCTGGATTGGCTAGTAACAAGTTGCCAACAAAAGGACCTTGTTTTACAACTTATGTTGCAGATAATGGTTTAGGGTTTATTACAACGTGGCAAACCAATAATAGCAATGAATCTATAACTATTCCTATCACAGCCACCAATGTTACCATAGATTGGGGCGATGGCACTATTACCCAAAATGGAAGTAGCCCTTCTCACACTTATGCGGCTGATGGTATTTACGATGTGATAATACTTGGAAGTTTTCCATCTATTAATTTCATCAATCTTTCAAATAAAGATAAAATAATTGATATAAAGCAATGGGGAAATAATAAATGGGCAACTATGTGGGGTGCATTTACTGGTTGCTCTAATCTTAATATTTCGGCCACAGATGCTCCTGATTTATCTGGTGTAAACAAAATGGGCTTAATGTTCGGCGGAGCCACCTCCTTAAGTGCTGATATTAATCATTGGGATGTTAGTAATGTAACTGATATGGATGGAATGTTTTCTGATGCGACCTCTTTTAATAGTGACCTAAATAATTGGGACGTTAGTAAGGTAACTAAAATGGATGGGATGTTCTATGGAGCGACCTCATTTAATAGAGACCTTGGCAATTGGGATGTTAGTAGTGTAACCGATATGTATGGAATGTTTATAAATGCCACTTCTTTCAACGGTGACATTAGTACTTGGGATGTTATTAGTGTTGCTGATATGAGCTTTATGTTTGGTGAAGCCGTTTCTTTCGACAGCGATATTAGTACTTGGGATGTTAGTAGCGTAATTAATATGAACGGAATGTTCAATGGAGCTTCCTCATTTAATAGAGACCTTAGCAATTGGGATGTTGGTAATGTAACTGACATGAGAAATATGTTTTACCAAGCCAATTCTTTTAATCAGAATTTATCTAATTGGAATACTATAAATGTAACCGATTGTTCCTTTTTTGATGATTTTTCTGCTTTAATAAGTGCAAATTTACCAACAGCGGGTTCTTGTTTTTAA
- a CDS encoding outer membrane protein, with the protein MKQKLLLTFLMIFTIKSFAQDSKFSIELNYPIPIDENLIGRSYNGIINAGLKYNFANLDFMNLGVSLNSGIFKNTKEDRVQPFDATIYIFSPRINSEFKIKSLEKLHPSVGLGYSIVNFRADVDRFNSETNSDVSSSQSENGVNLNFGLAYDITNNLFLQIQYDFIKIGVDNDVPDFKYNTNINLVKIGLGYRL; encoded by the coding sequence ATGAAACAAAAATTATTATTGACATTTTTAATGATTTTTACAATCAAATCATTTGCGCAAGATTCAAAATTCAGTATTGAATTAAATTATCCCATTCCAATCGATGAAAATCTAATCGGAAGAAGTTACAATGGTATTATAAATGCAGGACTTAAATACAATTTCGCAAATCTAGATTTTATGAACCTAGGTGTTTCTTTAAATTCAGGAATTTTTAAAAATACAAAGGAAGATAGAGTGCAGCCTTTCGATGCTACAATTTATATTTTCAGTCCTAGAATTAATAGTGAATTTAAAATCAAATCCCTAGAGAAACTTCATCCATCTGTAGGTTTGGGTTACTCAATAGTAAACTTTAGAGCTGATGTAGATAGATTTAATAGTGAAACTAACTCGGATGTAAGTTCAAGTCAAAGTGAGAATGGAGTTAATCTGAATTTTGGACTAGCTTATGACATCACAAATAATCTCTTTCTACAAATTCAATATGATTTTATAAAAATTGGTGTTGATAATGACGTTCCTGACTTTAAATACAACACGAATATCAACTTGGTAAAAATAGGTCTCGGTTACCGATTATAA